ACAGTGGAATCGTCCTTTTGCATGCCTCGCAAAGCATAAGGATTAGGAATAGGGGGAATCAACGTTGGCATTGACAGGTACGGACCGCGTCAAACGCGGCATGGCGGAAATGCAAAAAGGCGGCGTCATCATGGACGTCGTGAACGCAGAACAGGCGAAAATCGCTGAAGCGGCAGGGGCTGTCGCGGTTATGGCGCTCGAGCGCGTCCCGGCGGACATTCGCGCCGCTGGCGGTGTCGCGCGCATGGCCGACCCGACGGTGATCGAAGAAGTGATGAACGCCGTTTCGATCCCAGTCATGGCGAAAGTGCGGATCGGTCACTATGTTGAGGCGCGTGTCTTAGAGGCGCTTGGTGTCGACTACATTGACGAAAGCGAAGTATTAACGCCGGCTGATGAGGAGTTCCATATTGACAAACGGCAGTTTACCGTTCCATTTGTGTGCGGTTGCCGCGATTTAGGGGAAGCGGCGCGCCGCATTGCAGAAGGGGCATCGATGTTGCGGACGAAAGGAGAGCCGGGGACAGGCAACATCGTTGAGGCCGTGCGCCATATGCGCAAAGTGAACGCGCAAATTCGCAAAGTCGTCAACATGAGCGAAGATGAGCTTGTCGCTGAGGCGAAACAGCTCGGGGCTCCGGTTGAGGTGCTGCGCGAGATCAAGCGGCTTGGCCGCCTGCCGGTCGTCAACTTTGCCGCCGGCGGTGTCGCGACACCGGCTGACGCTGCCTTGATGATGCACTTGGGTGCGGACGGTGTCTTTGTTGGGTCTGGCATTTTCAAATCGGAAAATCCGGAAAAATACGCGCGCGCGATCGTAGAGGCGACGACTCATTACGAAGACTATGAATTGATCGCGCACTTGTCGAAAGGATTGGGCGGCGCGATGCGCGGCATCGATATCGCGACATTGTTGCCGGAGCACCGGATGCAAGAACGCGGCTGGTAAGCTAAATAAAGGAGCAAAGCAACGATGAAAATAGGTGTACTTGGACTGCAAGGAGCTGTGCGGGAGCATGTTCGCGCCATTGAGGCGTGCGGCGCCGAGGCGGTCATCGTGAAAAAGCCGGAGCAGCTTGAAGGGTTGGACGGTCTTGTGCTGCCGGGCGGCGAAAGCACGACGATGCGGCGGCTCATCGACCGCTATGGGCTGATGGAGCCGCTCAAGCAATTTGCCGCTGCCGGCAAGCCGATGTTCGGCACGTGCGCCGGGCTGATTTTACTGGCGAAACGAATCGTCGGTTACGACGAGCCGCACTTAGGTTTGATGGACATTACGGTGGAGCGGAACTCGTTCGGTCGGCAGCGGGAAAGCTTTGAGGCGGAGCTGTCGATTAAAGGCGTCGGCGATGGCTTTGTCGGCGTCTTCATCCGCGCTCCGCATATCGTGGAGGCCGGGGACGGGGTCGATGTCTTGGCGACATACAATGACCGCATTGTCGCCGCTCGACAAGGACAGTTTCTTGGCTGCTCGTTCCACCCAGAGCTGACCGACGATCATCGATTGATGCAATACTTCCTCAACATGGTCAAAGAAGCGAAAATGGCGTCAAGCCTCAAGTAAAGTGATCAAGCGAAAGCGATGAGAGGAACGAGTAGCGGGATGCCTTCCTTATCAGAGAGCCGGTGGGCGGTGCGAACCGGCAGGGAGCTCCTGTGAATCCATCCTCGAGCAAAACGTTGAACGCCCAAAGGGCCAGTAGGCGTTTTCGGCCGCCGACGTTAACGGCAAAAGGGGAAGGCATAGCAAGCCTTCAATAAGGGTGGCACCGCGGGATGGCTCCCGTCCCTTTTTTGGGACGGGGGCTTTTTTATGTATAATATTGAATGGAAAAGGAGGTAAAAGCCATGCTGGATGTGAAAATATTGCGCACCCAGTTTGAAGAAGTGAAAGAAAAACTAATGCAGCGCGGCGGGGATTTGACGAACATCGACCGCTTTGAACAATTGGACAAAGACCGCCGCCGCTTGATCGCGGAAGTCGAAGAGCTGAAAAGCAAGCGCAACGATGTGTCGCAGCAAATCGCTGTCCTAAAGCGCGAGAAAAAGGACGCCGAGCCGCTGATTGCCCAAATGCGCGAAGTCGGTGACCGCATTAAACGGATGGATGAACAAATTCGCCAGCTTGAGGCGGAACTCGACGACTTGTTGTTGTCAATTCCAAACGTGCCGCACGAATCAGTGCCGATCGGCCAATCAGAAGAGGACAATGTGGAAGTGCGGAGATGGGGAGAGCCGCGTTCGTTTTCCTTTGAGCCGAAGCCGCATTGGGAAATCGCCGATCGGCTCGGTTTGCTCGACTTTGAGCGAGCCGCCAAAGTGGCGGGAAGCCGATTTGTCTTTTATAAAGGGTTAGGAGCGCGGCTTGAGCGGGCGCTCATCAACTTTATGCTTGACATCCATCTCGATGAATTCGGTTACGAAGAAGTGTTGCCGCCATATTTAGTGAACCGGGCGAGCATGATCGGAACCGGACAGTTGCCGAAATTTGCCGAGGATGCGTTCCATTTGGACAGCGAAGATTATTTCCTCATTCCGACCGCTGAGGTGCCGGTGACGAACCTGCACCGCGACGAAATTTTGGCCGCAGATGATTTGCCGATTTACTATGCGGCCTACAGCGCCTGCTTCCGCGCGGAAGCCGGGTCGGCCGGCCGCGACACGAGAGGGCTGATCCGTCAGCATCAGTTCAATAAAGTCGAGCTGGTAAAGTTCGTAAAGCCGGAGGACTCGTACGATGAATTGGAAAAGCTGACGCGCCAGGCAGAGACGATTTTGCAACGGCTCGGGCTTCCGTACCGCGTTGTCGCCTTGTGCACCGGAGACCTTGGATTCTCGGCGGCGAAAACGTACGATATTGAAGTTTGGCTGCCAAGTTACGGAACGTACCGGGAAATTTCGTCGTGCAGCAACTTTGAGGCGTTTCAAGCGCGCCGTGCCAACATCCGCTTCCGTCGGGATCCAAAAGCGAAACCGGAGTACGTGCATACATTAAACGGTTCGGGGCTAGCCATTGGGCGGACGGTCGCCGCCATTTTGGAAAACTACCAGCAAGAAGACGGCTCGGTCATCGTTCCGGAAGCGCTTCGTCCTTACATGGGGAATCGGGACGTCATTCGCTGAAAAAAAGGTGCTTGAGGCAAATCGTTGGTTGACTTTTCCCGACTGCCGTGTTATAGTGAATGACGTTGGCAATGAGGAACAAGAAGTCTTGTTCTTGGCCAAGACGATGATGAAGAGGACTGACGCGCATAAGAGGAGATTGTCATCTGAAACGGCTGACCGCCGAAAGCCGTTTCCCATCATAAAAAAACCCGCCGTTGACCGGCGGGTTTTTTATGCCTTTATTTTTTTACAACAGTAAATTGATCAGCGATCAGCAGCCAGTTTTGTGGAAAATCAATGCCAAGTTTCCAATAGCTGACCCCGCGCAAACCAAGTTCCTTCACGAGATTAAATTTTGCTTGAATGGAGCGGGCGTCCTCAAACCATACTTCATGCTCGCGTCCGTTTTCGTCGCGATAGCGAAAATGCGGTGCCTGCGCCTCCGTATCGTATTCGATGGCAACGTTATACTTTGCGGCGAGGGCGATGGCTTGCTGCGGGCTGATGGCCTGGGCGTACGGGCCGCCGGGTACATATGGCAGCGTCCAGTCGTAGCCATACAAGTTTTGCCCCATCAAAATTTTTCCGGCTGGCATTTCAGAGATGGCGTACTCGAGAACGCGGCGGACCGGACCGATCGGGGACACCGGCATCGGCGGCCCGCCGCTGTAGCCCCATTCATACGTCATGATCACGACAAAGTCGACAATTTGTCCATGGGCGCGGTAGTCGTGTGCTTCGTACCAACGTCCGCGCTGGGTCGCGCTCGTTTTCGGCGCCAAGGCGGTCGACATCATCCACCCTTCTCGTGCAAACCGCCGTTTCGCTTTGCGCAAAAACGCATTATACGCCTCACGGTCTTCCGGGCGCAAATATTCAAAATCAAAATGGATGTCGCGGAAGCCATACCGTCTAGCGGTCGCGACAATGTTGTCGAGCAGACGATTTTGCAGCGTTTCGTTTGTTAACATAAGCGCGCCGAGCTCGTCGCTGAACTGCCCGTTTTCAATGTTGGCGACAACCATAACGAGCGTGACGCGGTTGGCGCGGGCAATATCCGGAAAGTCGTCAAGCGGCGGCTCTTGCAATGTCGCGTCGCGTCGGATCGCAAAATAAAAAGGACTCAAATAAGTCAAATACGGAGCGGCTTCGCGAGCGCTCGCCTCCAGCGCTGGGCTGACAGTCGCGCCGCGCGGTTCAATATAGGCGTTAAACTCCGCTCTTCGCTTGGCGCCGGGCGGTATATAAAGCCGCTGCCCGACCTTAAGCGGAGCGTTTAAGGAGAGGCGATTCACTTCGGCAAGCCGCTGCATTGGAATCGAAAATCGGCGTGCAATCGACCATAACGTGTCGCCGCGCTGCACCCAGTAAAAACGACCGACGATCGGGATCACGAGCGCCTGACCGACAACGAGTTTATCAGGGTTTGGAAGCTTGTTGGCCCGGACAATGTCTTCCGCCGTGGTCCCGTATGCCTCAGCAATTCCACTTAACGTTTGTCCACTCTGCACTACGTGGATTTGCATACTTGACCTCCTAGTTGCGTCTTTATTCTCCATATTCTATGATGAAAAGAAAGGAGAAATGACCGTTTGTGTGAAGGGGTATACGATGAACACCGACGAGTACTACATGCGATTGGCAATGGAAGAAGCAAAAAAAGCGGAGCAGATCGGCGAAGTGCCGATCGGCGCTGTCATCGTTCAAGACGGCCGCGTCATCGCCCGCGCTCATAATTTGCGGGAAACCGAACAACGCGCCATCGCTCATGCAGAAATTTTGGCAATCGATGAAGCATGCCGGGCAACCGGTTCATGGCGGCTTGAGCGGGCGACGTTGTACGTAACGCTTGAGCCGTGCGCCATGTGCGCAGGCGCCATTGTTCTTTCCCGCATCGAACGGGTTGTATTTGGCGCGTTTGACCCAAAGGGAGGGTGCGCTGGGACATTGATGAACTTATTGCAGGAAAGCCGATTTAACCATCAGGTTAAGGTGGTAAGCGGGGTGCTTGCTGACGAGTGCGGTTCGCTGTTGAGCCAATTTTTTCGACGATTGCGCGAACAAAAGAGAAATGTTGGCGGGAGTGCCAACGAAAATTCCGTCGATTGACATTGCATTTTTTCCGCTAACGAGCTATACTGATAGTGCCGTGCTAAGCGGGGAGGTAGCGGTGCCCTGTACTCGCAATCCGCTCTAGCGAGGCTGAATTCCTTCTCGAGGTTAGTCTGTTGCGAGGCCTGTCTCAAGCAAGTGGTGTTGACGTCTGGGTCCCGCGCAATGGGATTCCGTGAACCCTGTCAGGTCCGGAAGGAAGCAGCAGTAAGCGGATGCTCCCATGTGCCGCGGGGACGCCTGGGCTGAGCTAACTGCTTGAGCAACGCTCGGGGCAGCTAATCGACAGAAGGTGCACGGCCTTACATAGCGATAGGGAACAAAACCCACTCATGGCGAGTGGGTTTTTTGTTATTTCAAATTGCAATAGGAAGTTATATAATAGATAGGACGAGAGAAAGAGGAGGGCCGTTTTCCGTGGCATACCAAGCGTTATATCGCGTGTTTCGGCCGCAGCGCTTTGCGGACATGGTCGGCCAAGAACACGTGACCAAGACGTTGCAAAGCGCCCTGCTTCAACATAAAATATCGCACGCTTACTTATTTTCCGGCCCGCGCGGTACAGGAAAAACGAGCGCAGCGAAAATTTTCGCCAAGGCGGTCAACTGTGAACAGGCGCCAGCGGCGGAGCCATGCAATGAGTGTCCAGCTTGCCTCGGCATTACGAATGGAACGGTTCCCGATGTGCTGGAAATTGACGCTGCTTCCAACAACCGCGTCGATGAAATTCGTGATATCCGTGAGAAGGTGAAATTTGCGCCGACGTCGGCCCGCTACAAAGTGTATATCATCGACGAGGTGCATATGCTGTCGATCGGTGCGTTTAACGCGCTGTTGAAAACGTTGGAGGAGCCGCCGAAACACGTCATTTTCATTTTGGCCACGACCGAGCCGCACAAAATTCCGACGACGATCATTTCCCGCTGCCAACGGTTCGATTTTCGCCGCATCCCGCTTCCGGCGATCGTTTCACGGCTAAAGTATGTCGCAAGCGCCCAAGGTGTCGAGGCGTCCGATGAGGCATTGTCCGCCATCGCCCGTGCTGCAGACGGGGGGATGCGCGATGCGCTCAGCTTGCTTGATCAAGCCATTTCGTTCAGCGACGGGAAACTTCGGCTCGACGACGTGCTGGCGATGACCGGGGCTGCATCATTTGCCGCCTTATCGAGCTTCATCGAAGCCATCCACCGCAAAGATACAGCGGCGGTTCTTCAGCAGTTGGAAACGATGATGGCGCAAGGGAAAGATCCGCATCGTTTGGTTGAAGACTTGATTTTGTACTATCGCGATTTATTGCTGTACAAAACCGCTCCCTATGTGGAGGGAGCGATTCAAATTGCTGTCGTTGACGAAGCGTTCACTTCACTGTCGGAAATGATTCCGGTTTCCAATTTATACGAGGCCATCGAGTTGCTGAACAAAAGCCAGCAAGAGATGAAGTGGACAAACCACCCACGCCTTCTGTTGGAAGTGGCGCTTGTGAAACTTTGCCATCCATCAGCCGCCGCCCCGTCGCTGTCGGCTTCCGAGTTGGAACCGTTGATAAAGCGGATTGAAACGCTGGAGGCGGAATTGCGGCGCCTGAAGGAACAACCGCCTGCTGCCCCTCCGTCGACCGCCGCGCCGGTGAAAAAACTGTCCAAACCGATGAAAACGGGGGGATATAAAGCCCCGGTTGGCCGCATTTACGAGCTGTTGAAACAGGCGACGCATGAAGATTTAGCTTTGGTGAAAGGATGCTGGGCGGATGTGCTCGACACGTTGAAACGGCAGCATAAAGTGTCGCACGCTGCCTTGCTGCAAGAGAGCGAGCCGGTTGCAGCGAGCGCCTCAGCGTTTGTATTAAAATTCAAATACGAAATCCACTGCAAAATGGCGACCGATCCCACAAGTTCGGTCAAAGAAAACGTCGAAGCGATTTTGTTTGAGCTGACAAACCGCCGCTTTGAAATGGTAGCCATTCCGGAGGGAGAATGGGGAAAAATAAGAGAAGAGTTCATCCGCAATAAGGACGCCATGGTGGAAAAAAGCGAAGAAGATCCGTTAATCGCCGAAGCGAAGCGGCTGTTTGGCGAAGAGCTGATCGAAATTAAAGAATAAACCGTTTAAAGGAGGATGCCAAGATGATGCGTGGCGGAATGGGCAATATGCAAAAAATGTTAAAACAAATGCAAAAAATGCAAAAAGAAATGCAAAAAGCGCAGGAAGAGTTGGCGGAAAAAACGGTGGAAGGCACGGCGGGCGGAGGCATGGTGACCGTTGTCGCTAACGGTCATAAACAAATTTTGGAAGTAAAAATTAAAGAGGAAGTCGTCGACCCAGACGATATTGAAATGCTGCAAGATTTGATTTTGGCAGCGACAAACGATGCGTTGAAAAAAGCGGATGAGTTGGCTAATGAAATGATGGGGCAGTTTACGAAAGGACTTAACATTCCAGGGTTGTTCTAGGGGGGGCGTATGCATTATCCAGAACCGCTATCGAAGTTGATTGACAGTTTTATGAAACTGCCCGGCATCGGCCCGAAAACGGCTGCCCGCCTTGCATTTCATGTGCTGGCGATGAAAGAAGACACCGTGCTTGAGTTTGCCAAAGCGCTCGTTGATGTCAAGCGGCATATTCATTATTGCACGATTTGCGGACATATTACAGATACAGACCCTTGCTACATCTGCAAAGACGAGCGGCGCGACCGGACGACGATTTGCGTTGTTCAGGATCCGAAAGATGTCATCGCCATGGAGAGGATGAAAGAATACAATGGCCTGTACCACGTGTTGCACGGGGCCATCTCGCCGATGGAAGGCATCGGACCGGAAGATATTAAAATCGCCGAGCTGCTCACGCGATTGCAGGATGAGACGGTCCAAGAGGTGATTTTAGCGACCGACCCGAACATCGAGGGAGAGGCAACGGCGATGTACATCTCCCGCCTGTTGAAGCCGACAGGAATCAAAGTCACCCGCATCGCCCATGGCTTGCCGGTCGGCGGCGACTTGGAGTATGCGGACGAAGTGACGTTATCAAAGGCGTTGGAAGGGCGCCGTGAGCTATAGAGAGAAAGAAGGTGGGGATCGGTTTGTTATGGCGGCGAAAGGGGAAACTAAAGAGACAATTTGATGAGAAGTTAATGGCTGAACTACAAAAGGCTAGAACTGAATGGCTTGAGCAGAAACAACTCATCGAAAAAAGCGTCGATCCGTCTCCGGAGGTGCTGAGCGCATTGCAACTCGCTGAGGCCAAATATTTTTTCCTCCTCCGCGAAGCGAAGCACCGCCGCATCACACTTAAGGAAGTGCGTTAACTTCCTTATTTTTTTGTTCTTTTTTCCCCTGTTTCTCATACGTTGGTAGTACAAGCGTGCAAAAAGGGGGTTCAAACGTTGGAGCCGAAAGTCGTCATTACCGTGTTGCTAGCGCTTATCGCCGTTTTGCTTATCGTCGGCGCCCGTCTCAAAGCGCTTCGCCTGATCGGCTACGCTGCTATCCGCCTGATCGTCGGGGCGCTCGCGCTGTTTGTCATCAACGCCATCGGCGGGCATTTTAACATCCATATTCCGATTAACCTCGTCACCTCAATCGTTTGCGGATTTCTTGGCCTCCCTGGAGCGGCAGCGTTAATCGTGATTGACCGATATATTTTGTAGGCATCATTATTCAAGATGCCTTTTATTTTTTGTTTAAAAGTTATTGACTTTTATATGACAATGCATTATATTAATTAATGTCGCTGTTCATGAAAGATATGTTGACAGCAAATTAAATGATATGTATAATGATAAAAGTGTGCAAGATAAACAAGTTCCTTGAAAACTAAACAAAACGCAAGCGTCATAAGAAAAGCGGAGGCCGCTTTGGCCGAAGCTGGACAATCCGAAAAGCCAATCAACTTTCTTTGGAGAGTTTGATCCTGGCTCAGGACGAACGCTGGCGGCGTGCCTAATACATGCAAGTCGAGCGGACCAAATCGGAGCTTGCTCTGATTTGGTCAGCGGCGGACGGGTGAGTAACACGTGGGCAACCTGCCCGCAAGACCGGGATAACTCCGGGAAACCGGAGCTAATACCGGATAACACCGAAGACCGCATGGTCTTTGGTTGAAAGGCGGCCTTTGGCTGTCACTTGCGGATGGGCCCGCGGCGCATTAGCTAGTTGGTGAGGTAACGGCTCACCAAGGCGACGATGCGTAGCCGGCCTGAGAGGGTGACCGGCCACACTGGGACTGAGACACGGCCCAGACTCCTACGGGAGGCAGCAGTAGGGAATCTTCCGCAATGGGCGAAAGCCTGACGGAGCGACGCCGCGTGAGCGAAGAAGGCCTTCGGGTCGTAAAGCTCTGTTGTGAGGGACGAAGGAGCGCCGTTCGAAGAGGGCGGCGCGGTGACGGTACCTCACGAGGAAGCCCCGGCTAACTACGTGCCAGCAGCCGCGGTAATACGTAGGGGGCGAGCGTTGTCCGGAATTATTGGGCGTAAAGCGCGCGCAGGCGGTCCCTTAAGTCTGATGTGAAAGCCCACGGCTCAACCGTGGAGGGTCATTGGAAACTGGGGGACTTGAGTGCAGGAGAGGAGAGCGGAATTCCACGTGTAGCGGTGAAATGCGTAGAGATGTGGAGGAACACCAGTGGCGAAGGCGGCTCTCTGGCCTGCAACTGACGCTGAGGCGCGAAAGCGTGGGGAGCAAACAGGATTAGATACCCTGGTAGTCCACGCCGTAAACGATGAGTGCTAAGTGTTAGAGGGGTCACACCCTTTAGT
Above is a window of Geobacillus thermoleovorans DNA encoding:
- the recR gene encoding recombination mediator RecR; this encodes MHYPEPLSKLIDSFMKLPGIGPKTAARLAFHVLAMKEDTVLEFAKALVDVKRHIHYCTICGHITDTDPCYICKDERRDRTTICVVQDPKDVIAMERMKEYNGLYHVLHGAISPMEGIGPEDIKIAELLTRLQDETVQEVILATDPNIEGEATAMYISRLLKPTGIKVTRIAHGLPVGGDLEYADEVTLSKALEGRREL
- the dnaX gene encoding DNA polymerase III subunit gamma/tau yields the protein MAYQALYRVFRPQRFADMVGQEHVTKTLQSALLQHKISHAYLFSGPRGTGKTSAAKIFAKAVNCEQAPAAEPCNECPACLGITNGTVPDVLEIDAASNNRVDEIRDIREKVKFAPTSARYKVYIIDEVHMLSIGAFNALLKTLEEPPKHVIFILATTEPHKIPTTIISRCQRFDFRRIPLPAIVSRLKYVASAQGVEASDEALSAIARAADGGMRDALSLLDQAISFSDGKLRLDDVLAMTGAASFAALSSFIEAIHRKDTAAVLQQLETMMAQGKDPHRLVEDLILYYRDLLLYKTAPYVEGAIQIAVVDEAFTSLSEMIPVSNLYEAIELLNKSQQEMKWTNHPRLLLEVALVKLCHPSAAAPSLSASELEPLIKRIETLEAELRRLKEQPPAAPPSTAAPVKKLSKPMKTGGYKAPVGRIYELLKQATHEDLALVKGCWADVLDTLKRQHKVSHAALLQESEPVAASASAFVLKFKYEIHCKMATDPTSSVKENVEAILFELTNRRFEMVAIPEGEWGKIREEFIRNKDAMVEKSEEDPLIAEAKRLFGEELIEIKE
- the pdxT gene encoding pyridoxal 5'-phosphate synthase glutaminase subunit PdxT, yielding MKIGVLGLQGAVREHVRAIEACGAEAVIVKKPEQLEGLDGLVLPGGESTTMRRLIDRYGLMEPLKQFAAAGKPMFGTCAGLILLAKRIVGYDEPHLGLMDITVERNSFGRQRESFEAELSIKGVGDGFVGVFIRAPHIVEAGDGVDVLATYNDRIVAARQGQFLGCSFHPELTDDHRLMQYFLNMVKEAKMASSLK
- a CDS encoding pro-sigmaK processing inhibitor BofA family protein, translating into MEPKVVITVLLALIAVLLIVGARLKALRLIGYAAIRLIVGALALFVINAIGGHFNIHIPINLVTSIVCGFLGLPGAAALIVIDRYIL
- the serS gene encoding serine--tRNA ligase translates to MLDVKILRTQFEEVKEKLMQRGGDLTNIDRFEQLDKDRRRLIAEVEELKSKRNDVSQQIAVLKREKKDAEPLIAQMREVGDRIKRMDEQIRQLEAELDDLLLSIPNVPHESVPIGQSEEDNVEVRRWGEPRSFSFEPKPHWEIADRLGLLDFERAAKVAGSRFVFYKGLGARLERALINFMLDIHLDEFGYEEVLPPYLVNRASMIGTGQLPKFAEDAFHLDSEDYFLIPTAEVPVTNLHRDEILAADDLPIYYAAYSACFRAEAGSAGRDTRGLIRQHQFNKVELVKFVKPEDSYDELEKLTRQAETILQRLGLPYRVVALCTGDLGFSAAKTYDIEVWLPSYGTYREISSCSNFEAFQARRANIRFRRDPKAKPEYVHTLNGSGLAIGRTVAAILENYQQEDGSVIVPEALRPYMGNRDVIR
- a CDS encoding YbaB/EbfC family nucleoid-associated protein, with product MRGGMGNMQKMLKQMQKMQKEMQKAQEELAEKTVEGTAGGGMVTVVANGHKQILEVKIKEEVVDPDDIEMLQDLILAATNDALKKADELANEMMGQFTKGLNIPGLF
- a CDS encoding LysM peptidoglycan-binding domain-containing protein, yielding MQIHVVQSGQTLSGIAEAYGTTAEDIVRANKLPNPDKLVVGQALVIPIVGRFYWVQRGDTLWSIARRFSIPMQRLAEVNRLSLNAPLKVGQRLYIPPGAKRRAEFNAYIEPRGATVSPALEASAREAAPYLTYLSPFYFAIRRDATLQEPPLDDFPDIARANRVTLVMVVANIENGQFSDELGALMLTNETLQNRLLDNIVATARRYGFRDIHFDFEYLRPEDREAYNAFLRKAKRRFAREGWMMSTALAPKTSATQRGRWYEAHDYRAHGQIVDFVVIMTYEWGYSGGPPMPVSPIGPVRRVLEYAISEMPAGKILMGQNLYGYDWTLPYVPGGPYAQAISPQQAIALAAKYNVAIEYDTEAQAPHFRYRDENGREHEVWFEDARSIQAKFNLVKELGLRGVSYWKLGIDFPQNWLLIADQFTVVKK
- the pdxS gene encoding pyridoxal 5'-phosphate synthase lyase subunit PdxS, with the protein product MALTGTDRVKRGMAEMQKGGVIMDVVNAEQAKIAEAAGAVAVMALERVPADIRAAGGVARMADPTVIEEVMNAVSIPVMAKVRIGHYVEARVLEALGVDYIDESEVLTPADEEFHIDKRQFTVPFVCGCRDLGEAARRIAEGASMLRTKGEPGTGNIVEAVRHMRKVNAQIRKVVNMSEDELVAEAKQLGAPVEVLREIKRLGRLPVVNFAAGGVATPADAALMMHLGADGVFVGSGIFKSENPEKYARAIVEATTHYEDYELIAHLSKGLGGAMRGIDIATLLPEHRMQERGW
- a CDS encoding YaaL family protein, translating into MLWRRKGKLKRQFDEKLMAELQKARTEWLEQKQLIEKSVDPSPEVLSALQLAEAKYFFLLREAKHRRITLKEVR
- the tadA gene encoding tRNA adenosine(34) deaminase TadA; protein product: MNTDEYYMRLAMEEAKKAEQIGEVPIGAVIVQDGRVIARAHNLRETEQRAIAHAEILAIDEACRATGSWRLERATLYVTLEPCAMCAGAIVLSRIERVVFGAFDPKGGCAGTLMNLLQESRFNHQVKVVSGVLADECGSLLSQFFRRLREQKRNVGGSANENSVD